A stretch of the Sulfuricurvum sp. genome encodes the following:
- a CDS encoding DUF4214 domain-containing protein has protein sequence MAITNQSVAELYVATFNRAPDAAGLYYWVYQSGLPTLEDIAQSFFDQSETQAIYTPSMSVSEKITLAYQNLFNRSPDSDGLAYWVQQLTTHTISQSNMLIALINGAHAPTGSTLDANILDNKTAVGLYYAQANLNDVDLAVSVMTGVTGDSATAGSAIASIDTIANSTIFLDPASDTGVSHSDHIINQYNSVKVSLKLSQADSVVEFFDDLNGNNQQDAGEYINSVPFSRTATEYTALLDLVNQVVPDGSPLPDGVHAIKAMQLDTSGNLLAVSLPLNITLDTTAPVISNFGLPASEGSRISPEIFATNSFEFSLVGTTESNATVVLYDQWEVQLSATTADSNGNFSFGTVSVPYELHGHTYKFTARATDLAGNSPDQNIAPIWVGIDTDQPGSLLMWYDNSYEQIDLMTYVQRSKIAIGQTTGEMNGVTSWYSVNSGATWNQTTSQSPSFDIAPGQYAASQIQVKQLDAAGNSTGTTFNSNAFTISSSHDISSSLLLGYTPPDSSNNNANTVTVNLGNDHVLNNGDVFTFNYDVSQILSLTQVGEIIRFNNASLIPVSKPSDGLVSDQHYFAVRGSYNEATETFTQDDNYTGEGMATLVVFDGDQIAGAIKQQGMVLVGISPLHMHQNMGEIVLF, from the coding sequence ATGGCTATTACGAATCAGAGCGTAGCGGAGTTGTATGTTGCTACGTTTAACCGTGCTCCGGATGCGGCAGGGCTTTATTACTGGGTATATCAGTCGGGTTTGCCGACGTTGGAAGATATTGCCCAAAGTTTTTTCGATCAAAGTGAAACGCAGGCGATTTATACACCTTCTATGAGTGTAAGCGAGAAGATAACACTTGCCTATCAGAATCTCTTTAACCGATCGCCTGATTCCGACGGATTGGCGTATTGGGTACAGCAGCTCACCACGCATACCATCTCGCAAAGCAATATGCTTATAGCTTTGATAAACGGAGCACATGCACCGACCGGGAGTACTTTGGATGCAAATATTCTGGATAATAAAACGGCGGTCGGGCTTTACTATGCACAGGCAAATCTGAACGATGTCGATTTGGCTGTATCGGTTATGACCGGTGTAACGGGCGACAGTGCCACTGCCGGATCGGCGATCGCGAGTATCGACACGATTGCTAACAGCACCATATTCCTTGATCCTGCATCGGATACGGGGGTCAGTCACAGCGATCATATTATAAATCAATACAACAGTGTAAAAGTATCCCTTAAACTCTCTCAGGCGGACAGCGTTGTCGAATTTTTTGATGATCTTAACGGTAACAATCAGCAAGACGCAGGAGAATACATCAATTCGGTTCCGTTCTCCCGAACTGCCACAGAATATACTGCTTTGCTTGACCTTGTTAACCAGGTTGTACCTGATGGCTCTCCTCTCCCAGATGGTGTTCACGCGATCAAGGCGATGCAGCTTGATACATCCGGAAATTTGCTGGCTGTCTCTTTACCTTTGAATATCACGCTCGACACAACAGCGCCGGTGATTTCAAATTTTGGCCTTCCCGCCAGTGAGGGAAGTCGTATATCCCCCGAAATTTTTGCGACCAATTCCTTTGAATTTTCATTGGTCGGAACGACGGAGTCGAATGCGACGGTAGTCTTGTATGACCAATGGGAGGTTCAACTATCGGCAACGACGGCAGATAGCAACGGCAATTTTTCCTTTGGTACGGTGAGCGTTCCATACGAGCTCCATGGTCACACCTACAAGTTTACGGCAAGAGCAACTGACCTTGCCGGAAATTCACCCGATCAGAATATTGCTCCGATCTGGGTGGGCATCGATACCGATCAGCCCGGTTCCTTGCTGATGTGGTATGATAACAGCTATGAGCAGATAGATCTGATGACCTATGTACAGCGCTCTAAAATTGCGATTGGCCAAACAACTGGCGAGATGAATGGAGTGACCTCGTGGTACAGTGTCAACAGTGGTGCAACATGGAATCAGACTACAAGTCAGAGTCCATCGTTTGATATTGCACCGGGACAATACGCCGCAAGTCAGATTCAAGTCAAACAGCTCGATGCCGCAGGAAATTCGACAGGAACAACATTTAATTCCAATGCATTTACGATCAGCAGTTCACATGACATCAGCTCTTCTTTATTGCTGGGCTATACTCCTCCGGACTCATCTAACAACAATGCCAACACTGTTACAGTCAATTTAGGGAATGATCATGTTTTAAACAACGGCGATGTGTTTACTTTCAACTATGACGTCAGTCAGATACTCTCATTAACTCAGGTAGGAGAAATAATACGTTTTAACAATGCATCGCTTATTCCGGTTTCGAAACCTTCCGATGGATTAGTCAGTGATCAGCACTATTTTGCTGTCAGGGGAAGCTATAATGAAGCCACTGAAACTTTTACCCAAGATGACAATTATACCGGTGAAGGTATGGCAACGCTGGTCGTGTTTGACGGAGACCAAATAGCAGGCGCGATAAAACAGCAGGGCATGGTGCTGGTGGGGATATCTCCGCTGCACATGCACCAAAATATGGGCGAAATTGTCCTGTTTTAA
- a CDS encoding DUF6447 family protein encodes MEKKILKFNDKEYKISDLSEEAKAQLTNLRVCDAEISRLKAQLAITETARNTYTQVLSNLLPKK; translated from the coding sequence ATGGAAAAAAAGATTTTAAAATTCAACGACAAAGAATACAAAATATCTGATCTTTCAGAAGAGGCAAAAGCCCAATTGACAAACCTCCGAGTTTGCGATGCTGAAATTTCCCGATTAAAAGCGCAATTGGCAATTACGGAAACGGCTCGTAATACTTATACTCAGGTTTTATCGAATCTGCTTCCGAAAAAATAA
- a CDS encoding DUF4214 domain-containing protein, giving the protein MAVTNQQVAELYVATFNRAPDADGLDYWVNLSGLTIEQIAQSFFDQPETQALYPAGNTDAEFVTSIYSNLFNRTPDAAGLAYWVNELANGNMTRSVMIEAMKDGALGADAILVANKAEVGLYYANAGLTGTDYSLASVTAYHSSVVAAETAIDNIVANGGDIAATGQTFVLTTGQDNVVGTTLNDTITGIVDGTHDTLTLGDSINGGSGADTLKLITDASTVNMGLATITSVEKAIVNDYTHSLTTLNIDNNAFAALTVDGIDNSTYINDVVGSTAVTLTNLGTSASAYVYFSDSSATALSGTVDGADSAYAEFNYANLTATTLDITLDVKNVMNSDVYEYADNNGNNTAVTAINTTINLTDATDSYVYAETYNASEGIERTATVTIANVDNSYVEMDDYHSTLSNNTINLSMSNSDGAGFEFYPYDDTNSVQSSGSTDTLNITLDNVTSVNNDSFIDVYDMENINVVVNGASVLDYIDAYSYGDGTYPAVQTYTITANADLTVNTIDVTDGGVANFTITGAGNVTFDTNGDNDGLTVDAAAMTGDLTLGAYSDNGASLDTIIVDVQSGSGNDTITLDTVQANVSTGAGNDRVDITGLDFGDALAGTLNGGEGRDTIVIANGALLYAASAANISNFEVLDFTAGIGTYDMSVEPSLKDVSANGYIAGAVTIDNAAADTKLSLDSFVDTDAITMALADATGTTDTLGMTVSATDTNTDTTADNESNAVIIATGYETINLTSNATTASVESSLGANDALTSADYNNTVDYDAANMTKLVIDGNAQATVTFTDATALTFVDASANTAGVNVDASTGSITGGVTFKGSAAADTYTSTANGDLIQTNAGADTVTLGLGDDTIRFASKTDSQMTLTDTTTPADGVADTMTGFDVITGFNTSGTDLIELSSLLNLATGDARADIIQKGAIGGTTAAAMQTFIGTGADFFSTGVVDRAVAFATDGTNGYVFVDVNHDGSYSAANDMVIELAGTTSFAVTDITFG; this is encoded by the coding sequence ATGGCAGTAACAAATCAACAGGTTGCAGAACTTTACGTTGCAACATTTAACCGTGCACCCGATGCAGACGGTTTGGATTATTGGGTTAACCTTTCAGGTTTAACCATTGAGCAAATCGCCCAAAGCTTTTTCGATCAGCCGGAAACACAGGCATTGTATCCAGCAGGGAATACAGATGCTGAATTTGTAACTTCTATCTATTCAAATCTTTTCAACCGTACTCCTGATGCAGCTGGGCTTGCATATTGGGTCAATGAGCTTGCGAACGGAAACATGACTCGTTCAGTAATGATCGAAGCGATGAAAGACGGCGCACTTGGTGCAGATGCGATTCTTGTTGCCAACAAAGCAGAAGTAGGTCTTTACTATGCGAATGCGGGTCTTACAGGTACAGATTATTCATTGGCGTCAGTTACAGCATACCATTCATCAGTTGTTGCTGCAGAAACTGCGATTGACAATATCGTTGCAAACGGCGGAGACATCGCTGCGACAGGACAAACGTTTGTATTGACTACAGGTCAAGACAATGTTGTCGGAACAACATTAAACGATACGATTACAGGTATTGTAGACGGAACGCATGACACATTGACACTTGGTGACAGTATCAACGGCGGAAGCGGTGCGGATACATTGAAATTGATTACGGATGCGTCAACTGTCAATATGGGCTTGGCAACAATTACGAGCGTAGAAAAAGCAATCGTAAACGATTATACGCATAGCCTTACAACATTGAACATCGATAACAACGCATTTGCAGCATTGACAGTAGACGGTATTGACAATTCAACATACATCAATGACGTTGTTGGATCAACGGCTGTTACATTGACCAATCTTGGGACTTCAGCAAGCGCATACGTGTATTTCAGCGACAGCAGTGCTACGGCATTGTCAGGAACTGTTGACGGTGCAGACAGCGCATATGCAGAATTCAACTATGCGAATCTTACGGCTACAACGCTTGACATTACTCTTGATGTTAAAAACGTAATGAATTCAGATGTTTATGAATATGCTGATAACAACGGAAACAACACGGCTGTGACAGCGATTAATACAACGATTAATCTTACAGACGCAACCGATTCATACGTGTATGCGGAAACGTATAATGCTTCTGAAGGAATCGAACGTACCGCGACAGTTACGATTGCAAACGTTGACAATTCATACGTTGAAATGGATGATTACCACAGTACATTGTCTAACAACACGATTAACCTTTCAATGAGCAATTCAGACGGCGCAGGTTTCGAATTCTATCCGTACGATGATACCAATAGCGTACAATCAAGCGGTTCGACCGATACGTTGAATATCACATTGGACAACGTTACCAGTGTTAACAATGATTCATTTATCGATGTATATGACATGGAAAATATCAACGTTGTGGTAAACGGCGCTTCGGTATTGGATTATATCGATGCGTATTCTTACGGAGACGGTACGTATCCGGCAGTACAAACGTATACCATTACGGCAAACGCTGACTTGACAGTGAATACGATCGATGTGACAGATGGAGGTGTTGCAAACTTCACCATTACCGGTGCCGGAAATGTAACGTTTGACACCAACGGCGATAACGATGGTTTGACAGTGGACGCAGCGGCAATGACAGGTGACTTGACATTGGGCGCATACTCAGACAATGGTGCATCTCTTGATACAATCATCGTTGATGTTCAATCTGGAAGCGGTAACGATACCATTACATTGGATACGGTACAGGCAAATGTTTCTACAGGTGCAGGTAATGACCGCGTAGACATTACAGGATTGGATTTCGGTGATGCATTGGCAGGTACACTTAACGGTGGAGAAGGTCGTGACACGATCGTAATTGCGAACGGTGCATTATTGTACGCTGCAAGTGCTGCGAACATCAGTAACTTCGAAGTACTTGATTTCACTGCGGGTATAGGTACATATGATATGTCTGTTGAACCATCATTGAAAGATGTGAGTGCAAACGGTTATATCGCTGGCGCTGTAACAATCGACAACGCTGCGGCGGATACCAAACTTTCTCTTGATTCATTTGTAGACACAGATGCTATTACTATGGCTCTTGCAGATGCAACAGGAACAACCGATACTCTTGGTATGACGGTTTCTGCTACAGATACCAATACAGACACAACGGCGGATAATGAATCAAATGCTGTTATCATTGCGACAGGGTATGAAACAATCAACCTTACATCAAACGCGACGACAGCATCTGTAGAATCTTCTTTGGGTGCGAACGATGCATTGACATCAGCAGATTATAACAACACAGTTGATTATGATGCGGCAAATATGACAAAACTCGTTATCGACGGAAACGCTCAAGCGACGGTAACGTTCACAGATGCTACAGCATTGACTTTCGTAGATGCAAGCGCAAATACGGCGGGTGTTAACGTAGACGCGTCAACCGGTTCTATTACGGGTGGTGTAACATTCAAAGGTTCTGCAGCAGCGGATACATATACATCAACTGCTAATGGTGACCTTATCCAAACGAACGCAGGTGCGGACACTGTTACTCTTGGTCTAGGTGATGACACAATCCGTTTTGCAAGCAAAACAGATTCACAAATGACATTGACTGATACAACTACTCCGGCAGATGGCGTAGCAGATACGATGACTGGATTTGACGTTATCACTGGCTTTAATACATCTGGTACTGACTTGATCGAGTTGTCTTCACTTCTTAACTTGGCGACAGGTGATGCACGTGCGGACATCATCCAAAAAGGTGCGATCGGCGGTACTACTGCAGCAGCAATGCAAACGTTCATTGGCACAGGAGCAGATTTCTTCTCTACTGGTGTTGTTGATCGTGCTGTTGCATTTGCTACAGACGGTACTAACGGATATGTATTCGTAGACGTTAACCATGACGGTAGCTATTCAGCTGCTAATGATATGGTGATCGAGCTTGCTGGTACAACTTCATTTGCTGTAACTGACATTACTTTCGGTTGA